One window of Elaeis guineensis isolate ETL-2024a chromosome 11, EG11, whole genome shotgun sequence genomic DNA carries:
- the LOC105053943 gene encoding LOW QUALITY PROTEIN: putative disease resistance protein RGA3 (The sequence of the model RefSeq protein was modified relative to this genomic sequence to represent the inferred CDS: inserted 1 base in 1 codon; substituted 1 base at 1 genomic stop codon) translates to MAMIADAFVSKLCEILLTSAIEEATKILGVPGEIKKLHRRLKRIQVGLIDAENRRFDNDAINLWLKELRDLMYDAEDIIDECGMEGEKLLSSTSSXSHFVKSVCYRFPRISCLRKVRFHHEIGNSIRDLNRRLDELAKDKADLNLTPAPRHDRYGSTRISRKTSPAVEPDLVGEKIEADTRXLVHLLIKEYKKKIPVFAIVGMGGIGKTTLAQKIYHDENLRDNFNQMPRIWLCVSQDFSESGLLRSIIEQAGGNPREAKEKEVLEQMLIQLIANKKFFLVLDDVWDARVWHTVLRKPLHSGLADSRVLITTRNIDTAKQMGAVYSHRVEKLSREDGWSLICKMVFEEGDEQDMHFLSDTGMKIVEKCDGLPLALRTVGGVLQTKAKRQSEWVKVLCSSAWSLTKHPNEEMAPLYLSYLDLPPPLKQCFTYFSLFPEDSLVPIHYFVDGCIAEGFVTSEGNTPMEDVVEGYWKQLVQRNLVQPDPTAYDESACRMHDLLRSLAQHIAQDECFVGDAQALERKIEASSSSSIKLRRLSIVDEELETIPDSIMEQTSLRTLLFFRTPLIDDLPEDLFGKLRSLRVLDLSETTINNLPTSLGDLVHLRSLDFSNTPIREIPESTGNLRNLQFLILQNCKYLHRLPSGVLRLISLRNLTVHGTPLDGLPVGIGRLQQLNKLLGFVVGGSKGHRSGVGGDDRELEHKGRQHGKFCTLEELKSLPKLRYLTIYKLERISNRAEARAAALEAKPLLFFLRMYCTLLSSSSDVQQPRANAYEEEDINRIGEVFEELRPPPCLEELEIHGYFGHEFPSWMMTPSSTTLLHNLRWLVLKNCALCQQLPPLGMLPQLDVLKIKGASAVTSIGSEFLSLVGGGAGARGWNERKTDSSISPYFPKLEQLFFRNMLNWEEWWWGWEGEDNQTTSLLPSLKKLIIQECPKLRSLPESLLYHATALKLLDIRDAHSLREVQNLPSLTELILIGNSSLVRVSNLPALEHLDVYACEELMYVEGVDAVEHIQLDDREAESLPKWLAGAGEEQSRFPSLHKLTLVNKICRRGLPDWPLI, encoded by the exons ATGGCCATGATTGCGGATGCCTTCGTCTCCAAATTGTGTGAGATTCTATTAACCTCTGCAATAGAAGAGGCTACCAAGATCTTGGGTGTGCCCGGCGAAATCAAGAAGCTCCATAGGAGGCTGAAGAGGATACAGGTTGGTCTGATTGATGCTGAAAATAGACGCTTCGACAATGATGCCATCAACCTTTGGCTGAAGGAGCTGCGAGATCTCATGTACGATGCAGAAGATATCATCGACGAATGCGGGATGGAGGGCGAGAAGCTGCTTAGCTCAACCTCATCCTGATCTCATTTTGTTAAGTCGGTATGTTATCGCTTCCCTCGCATCTCTTGCTTGCGCAAAGTTAGATTCCATCATGAGATTGGCAATAGTATTAGAGATCTCAATCGTAGGCTTGATGAACTTGCCAAGGACAAAGCTGATCTCAATCTTACACCCGCTCCTCGTCACGACCGCTATGGAAGTACTAGAATAAGCCGCAAGACATCTCCTGCCGTGGAACCTGATCTGGTGGGAGAGAAAATTGAGGCTGATACGA AGTTGGTGCACTTGTTGATAAaggaatataagaaaaaaatcccAGTCTTTGCTATTGTTGGCATGGGTGGGATAGGCAAAACCACTCTTGCTCAGAAGATTTACCATGATGAAAACCTTCGGGACAACTTCAACCAGATGCCACGGATTTGGTTGTGCGTGTCCCAAGATTTTTCCGAGTCCGGATTACTGAGATCCATCATAGAGCAAGCTGGAGGTAATCCTAGAGAGGCTAAGGAGAAGGAAGTGCTTGAACAAATGCTTATCCAACTCATCGCGAACAAAAAGTTCTTCTTAGTATTGGATGATGTTTGGGATGCACGAGTATGGCATACGGTACTGAGAAAACCCTTGCACAGTGGTTTGGCAGACAGTAGAGTTCTGATAACGACTAGAAATATAGACACTGCTAAACAAATGGGTGCAGTATACAGTCATAGGGTGGAGAAATTGTCTCGAGAAGATGGTTGGTCATTAATTTGCAAGATGGTGTTCGAGGAAGGGGATGAACAAGATATGCATTTCTTAAGTGATACAGGGATGAAAATTGTGGAGAAATGTGATGGTCTTCCACTTGCTCTTAGGACCGTCGGAGGGGTTCTTCAAACCAAGGCGAAGAGGCAATCGGAATGGGTAAAGGTCCTTTGTAGCTCAGCATGGTCTCTTACGAAGCATCCAAATGAGGAGATGGCCCCGTTGTACCTAAGCTATCTGGATTTACCGCCTCCTCTCAAGCAGTGCTTCACTTACTTTTCATTATTTCCTGAGGACTCCCTAGTTCCTATACATTATTTTGTCGATGGTTGTATTGCCGAGGGCTTTGTAACTTCCGAAGGCAATACGCCCATGGAAGACGTGGTGGAAGGGTATTGGAAGCAGTTGGTGCAAAGGAACCTTGTACAGCCAGATCCTACAGCGTATGATGAATCAGCTTGTAGGATGCATGACCTGTTGCGATCTCTAGCACAGCATATAGCACAGGATGAGTGCTTCGTCGGAGATGCACAAGCCCTTGAAAGAAAGATCGAGGcgtcatcatcatcatcgatAAAACTACGCCGTTTATCAATCGTCGATGAAGAATTAGAAACCATACCTGACTCGATAATGGAACAGACATCCTTGAGGACCTTGTTATTCTTCCGCACCCCACTTATTGATGATCTTCCAGAGGATCTCTTCGGAAAGCTGAGGAGTTTGAGGGTTCTAGACTTAAGTGAAACAACCATTAACAATCTACCGACTTCCTTGGGAG atctCGTACACCTTAGAAGTCTTGATTTCTCTAATACTCCAATAAGAGAGATACCGGAGAGTACAGGGAATCTTAGAAATCTCCAATTCCTGATACTCCAGAATTGTAAATATTTACACAGACTCCCTAGCGGTGTCCTCAGGTTAATCAGTCTAAGAAATCTGACTGTCCATGGTACACCACTTGATGGTCTGCCTGTGGGAATAGGGAGACTGCAACAACTAAATAAACTTTTGGGATTTGTGGTGGGTGGTAGCAAGGGCCACAGATCCGGAGTAGGAGGAGATGACAGGGAGCTGGAGCACAAGGGACGTCAACACGGGAAGTTCTGCACCTTGGAAGAGTTGAAATCCCTCCCCAAACTCCGGTATCTTACCATATACAAGTTGGAGAGGATATCAAACAGAGCTGAAGCAAGAGCTGCTGCACTTGAAGCCAAGCCCCTTCTCTTCTTTCTACGAATGTATTGCACGCTACTGAGTAGCTCTTCTGACGTGCAGCAGCCTCGTGCAAATGCTTATGAGGAAGAAGATATCAACAGAATAGGAGAGGTCTTCGAGGAGCTCCGCCCACCGCCATGCCTTGAAGAGCTTGAAATTCATGGCTACTTCGGCCATGAGTTTCCCAGTTGGATGATGACACCCTCCTCGACGACATTGCTTCATAACCTACGATGGCTGGTTCTGAAGAATTGTGCTCTATGCCAGCAACTTCCACCCTTGGGAATGCTACCACAGCTAGATGTCCTCAAAATTAAGGGTGCTTCAGCAGTCACGAGCATCGGGTCTGAATTCTTGTCGCTGGTGGGTGGCGGTGCTGGTGCCAGAGGATGGAATGAAAGAAAAACAGACTCTAGCATCTCCCCCTACTTCCCCAAACTAGAGCAGCTTTTTTTTCGAAACATGCTTAATTGGGAAGAATGGTGGTGGGGGTGGGAGGGGGAGGACAACCAGACAACATCGTTACTACCTTCTCTTAAGAAGTTGATCATACAAGAATGTCCGAAGTTGAGGTCTCTTCCGGAAAGCCTCCTCTATCATGCTACCGCCCTGAAGCTTTTAGACATTCGAGATGCTCATAGCCTGAGAGAAGTACAAAACCTCCCCTCTCTTACAGAATTGATCTTGATTGGCAACTCGAGTTTGGTGAGAGTTTCCAACCTTCCTGCACTTGAACACCTAGATGTTTATGCTTGTGAGGAGTTGATGTATGTGGAGGGTGTGGATGCCGTGGAGCACATACAACTCGATGATCGAGAAGCAGAGTCTCTCCCAAAGTGGTTAGCAGGTGCTGGTGAAGAACAATCGCGCTTCCCTTCTCTCCACAAGTTGACTCTAGTAAACAAAATCTGTCGCCGAGGGCTGCCTGACTGGCCTCTGATCTGA
- the LOC140852511 gene encoding uncharacterized protein — translation MAFHAPTLALSISLALLLSTSIAQSPPSPPATPSAPPPTTTSPPPAANPPPAATPPPVASPPPANPPPVATPPPATPPPVATPPPATPPPVATPPPATPPPVATPPPATPPPVATPPPATPPPAVPPPPMVPPPAPVPPASPPAATPAPSPSLKAAPAPAPSKNPAPLTSPGPASLTPAAEPAASTTAESGSIVHGVNMGVLLASVAAVVMLL, via the coding sequence ATGGCCTTCCATGCACCAACTCTAGCTTTATCCATCTCCCttgccctcctcctctccacgtCCATTGCCCAATCACCGCCTTCCCCCCCCGCCACCCCCTCTGCACCGCCTCCAACCACCACTTCTCCTCCTCCAGCCGCCAATCCACCACCCGCTGCCACGCCACCACCCGTTGCCTCTCCACCGCCGGCCAACCCCCCACCTGTCGCCACTCCACCGCCGGCCACCCCTCCTCCAGTCGCCACTCCGCCGCCCGCCACCCCTCCACCAGTCGCCACTCCGCCGCCCGCCACCCCTCCTCCAGTCGCCACTCCACCACCCGCCACCCCTCCTCCGGTCGCCACTCCGCCACCTGCCACCCCTCCACCGGCAGTGCCACCACCACCGATGGTACCTCCACCGGCTCCGGTCCCCCCTGCATCCCCACCCGCTGCCACgcccgctccctcgccgtctctgaAGGCGGCCCCTGCACCGGCTCCATCGAAGAATCCGGCCCCCTTGACTTCCCCTGGTCCGGCATCGCTGACTCCGGCGGCGGAGCCCGCGGCGTCCACTACAGCTGAATCGGGTTCCATTGTGCATGGCGTCAACATGGGAGTGCTGCTAGCATCGGTTGCGGCTGTTGTGATGCTCCTCTAG
- the LOC105053941 gene encoding stellacyanin, with the protein MAKLLIIYAVAILGVALTSQATVYTVGDTAGWDISADFPTWLTGKTFFIGDVLTFQFSQYHTVNEVDKAGYDSCNASNALLSNGNGNISIPLTTGGDKYFICGVRLHCMGGMKLQVSVTTNQSIAPVSAPQSPVFHPQPPPSPIQKPSIDGNSLLPPFTSDSYHVTKSSMFVAWLCTFGAFWLLFLRV; encoded by the exons ATGGCTAAGCTTCTCATAATCTATGCAGTTGCCATTCTCGGCGTCGCGCTAACAAGCCAGGCCACCGTGTACACCGTAGGCGACACCGCCGGTTGGGATATCAGTGCAGACTTTCCAACATGGCTGACCGGCAAAACATTCTTCATTGGTGATGTTCTAA CATTCCAATTCTCCCAGTACCACACCGTCAACGAGGTTGATAAGGCCGGCTATGACAGCTGCAATGCCTCTAACGCTCTGCTCTCGAACGGCAATGGAAATATCTCCATCCCTCTTACCACTGGTGGCGATAAGTACTTCATTTGTGGTGTTCGGTTGCATTGTATGGGTGGCATGAAGCTTCAAGTAAGCGTTACAACGAATCAATCAATAGCTCCAGTCAGTGCACCACAATCCCCAGTATTCCATCCTCAACCTCCTCCTAGTCCAATTCAGAAGCCTTCGATAGATGGTAACAGCTTGTTACCTCCCTTTACAAGTGATTCTTATCATGTTACAAAGAGTTCCATGTTTGTAGCTTGGTTGTGCACCTTTGGAGCTTTTTGGCTGCTATTTTTAAGAGTGTGA
- the LOC105053940 gene encoding putative glycerol-3-phosphate transporter 4 encodes MRRAPPGMRLARSLGAKEWSRNSHRCLVLVLTFVAYACYHASRKPTSIVKSVLDPDSHPPPDYPQPSLSSPPLPWPLGPLFLPPNPLGRPHSHGWAPFNGTDGTAKLGEIDVAFLACYSLGMYAAGHLGDRLDLRLFLAAGMIGSGAFVGLFGMGYFWHLHVFGFYLAMQMLAGLFQATGWPSVVAVVGNWFGERKRGLIMGIWNAHTSIGNIGGSLLAASVLQYGWGWSFILPGALIALAGLLVFLFLAAYPEDLGFSSPRKKAEEGKDEEEGRAGEEGSGERGSAVGFVKACLIPGVIPFALCLFFAKLVAYTFLYWLPFYLSQTAIGGEYMSVKSAGNLSTLFDVGGIIGGILAGFISDQLKARATTAASFMYLAIPSLYVYHRYGSISKFVNITLMMITGLLVNGPYALITTAVSADLGTHSSLKGDSRALATVTAIIDGTGSVGAALGPLLTGFLSTTGWGSVFRMLMIGAFIAGALLSILVKAEIAQLVQHWKNIRSDHSRQYGTEGSVVTPLLAGGDQQH; translated from the exons ATGAGAAGGGCCCCGCCGGGGATGAGACTGGCCCGAAGCCTGGGGGCCAAGGAGTGGAGCCGCAACTCCCACCGCTGCCTGGTCCTCGTCCTCACCTTCGTCGCCTACGCCTGCTACCACGCCTCCCGCAAGCCCACCAGCATCGTCAaatccgtcctcgaccccgactcccACCCTCCCCCCGATTACCCCCAACCCTCTCTCTCCTCCCCACCTCTCCCTTGGCCTCTCGGCCCCCTCTTCCTCCCTCCCAACCCTCTCGGCAGGCCCCACTCCCACGGGTGGGCCCCCTTCAACGGCACCGACGGCACGGCCAAGCTCGGCGAGATCGACGTCGCCTTCCTCGCCTGCTACTCCCTCGGGATGTACGCCGCCGGCCACCTCGGCGACCGCCTCGACCTCCGCCTCTTCCTCGCCGCCGGCATGATCGGGAGCGGCGCCTTCGTCGGCCTGTTCGGCATGGGCTATTTCTGGCACCTCCACGTCTTCGGCTTCTACCTCGCCATGCAGATGCTCGCCGGCCTGTTTCAGGCCACCGGCTGGCCCTCCGTCGTCGCCGTCGTCGGGAACTGGTTCGGCGAGCGGAAGAGAGGACTTATAATGGGCATTTGGAACGCCCACACCTCGATCGGGAACATAGGCGGTTCGCTTCTCGCTGCCAGTGTGCTGCAGTACGGGTGGGGGTGGTCGTTCATTCTTCCGGGGGCTTTGATTGCTCTCGCTGGCCTTCTGGTGTTCCTCTTCTTGGCTGCTTATCCTGAAGATCTCGGGTTTTCCAGTCCTCGCAAGAAGGCCGAAGAGGGGAAGGATGAGGAGGAGGGTCGGGCGGGCGAGGAAGGAAGCGGCGAGAGAGGGAGCGCTGTGGGATTTGTGAAGGCTTGCTTGATTCCTGGGGTGATACCATTCGCACTCTGCCTCTTCTTCGCTAAGCTCGTGGCCTATACGTTCTTATACTGGCTGCCATTTTACCTTAGCCAGACTG CTATAGGGGGAGAGTACATGTCAGTTAAGTCTGCAGGAAATCTTTCAACTCTTTTTGATGTTGGGGGAATCATTGGTGGGATCCTTGCCGGCTTCATATCTGACCAACTCAAAGCTAGGGCCACTACAGCAGCCAGCTTCATGTATCTGGCCATTCCTTCCCTTTATGTATACCACAGATATGGGAGCATTTCAAAGTTTGTGAACATTACACTGATGATGATTACTGGGTTACTTGTTAATGGGCCTTATGCTCTCATAACAACCGCAGTTTCTGCGGACCTTGGAACTCACAGTTCACTCAAGGGAGATTCTCGAGCATTGGCGACTGTTACTGCCATCATAGATGGGACAGGATCAGTTGGTGCAGCTCTAGGCCCACTTCTAACTGGGTTTCTATCAACTACTGGATGGGGTTCTGTTTTCAGGATGCTCATGATCGGGGCTTTCATCGCTGGTGCCCTTTTATCCATTCTGGTTAAAGCAGAAATTGCGCAACTGGTCCAGCATTGGAaaaatatcagatctgatcattcaAGACAGTATGGAACTGAAG GTTCCGTTGTCACACCACTTCTAGCAGGGGGCGATCAACAACATTGA